In Halosegnis marinus, one genomic interval encodes:
- a CDS encoding biotin--[acetyl-CoA-carboxylase] ligase translates to MDEPALEARLGVPVTVFDATPDTSGYLRRRVPDAPHGAFAVANELTAARGRSGSAWAAPPGGVWSSTLLYPEFGPEHVGRLTFAGGLAACETARSFGVDARLKWPNDVVVDGDSSGRPDADPAARYKLAGVLVEAVVDAVPVIGKPVDEALTDPEELEAVVMGIGVNADLDPDDIDTERPTTTLRAETGGPVERAEVAARLHERLSARAEQVESAAGFADALDDWRGHAVTLGEDVRATVDGGTVTGRATDVAATGALLVETGNGRREVRTGECEELRRR, encoded by the coding sequence ATGGACGAGCCCGCGCTCGAAGCCCGCCTCGGCGTGCCGGTCACCGTCTTCGACGCCACGCCCGACACGAGCGGCTACCTCCGGCGACGGGTCCCCGACGCCCCCCACGGAGCGTTCGCCGTCGCGAACGAACTCACGGCGGCGCGCGGCCGCTCGGGGAGCGCGTGGGCCGCGCCCCCGGGCGGCGTCTGGTCCTCGACGCTTCTGTACCCCGAGTTCGGCCCCGAACACGTCGGGCGGCTCACCTTCGCCGGGGGGCTGGCCGCCTGCGAGACGGCGCGGTCGTTCGGCGTCGACGCGCGGCTGAAGTGGCCCAACGATGTGGTCGTGGACGGCGACTCGTCCGGGCGACCGGACGCCGACCCCGCGGCGCGCTACAAGCTCGCCGGCGTGCTCGTCGAGGCCGTCGTGGACGCCGTGCCGGTCATCGGCAAGCCGGTGGACGAGGCGCTCACGGACCCGGAGGAGCTGGAGGCGGTCGTGATGGGTATCGGCGTCAACGCCGACCTCGACCCCGATGACATCGACACGGAGCGCCCGACGACCACCCTGCGCGCGGAGACTGGCGGCCCGGTCGAGCGGGCAGAGGTGGCGGCGCGGCTCCACGAGCGCCTGTCGGCGCGGGCCGAACAGGTCGAATCCGCGGCCGGGTTCGCCGACGCGCTGGACGACTGGCGCGGCCACGCGGTCACGCTCGGCGAGGACGTGCGGGCGACGGTGGACGGCGGGACGGTAACGGGGCGCGCGACGGACGTGGCGGCGACGGGCGCGCTGCTGGTCGAGACGGGGAACGGGCGGCGAGAAGTACGGACGGGAGAGTGCGAGGAACTACGGCGGCGTTAG
- a CDS encoding cytochrome c oxidase subunit 3, translating into MSHADESDDHGHHLPAVEDWPRGFGEASWWPFITAIGAAGFYIGASLYVLGTGDSPLVPMAYGPAVFIASTFVFLAGLYGWTYHAFVKAYWESESTGVGLRMGMLAFLGSEIATFGAGFVYYFFIRSDAWANLPELVENGSIFGSLVIANTVLLIISSVTLHYAHVALRENDRRRFIGLLGLTLLLGIVFLGGQVYEYYEFIVHEGFTLTEGAYGSAFYGLTGLHGLHVSLGAVLLGIIFVRSLFGQYTAEKHTSVTTVSMYWHFVDVVWVFLVVVLYVGAIITV; encoded by the coding sequence ATGAGTCACGCGGACGAATCAGACGACCACGGACACCACCTCCCCGCGGTGGAGGACTGGCCCCGCGGCTTCGGCGAGGCCTCCTGGTGGCCCTTCATCACGGCCATCGGCGCGGCGGGCTTCTACATCGGCGCGTCGCTGTACGTGCTCGGGACGGGCGACAGCCCGCTCGTTCCCATGGCGTACGGCCCGGCGGTGTTCATCGCCAGCACCTTCGTGTTCCTGGCCGGCCTCTACGGCTGGACGTACCACGCCTTCGTGAAGGCGTACTGGGAGAGCGAATCGACCGGTGTCGGCCTCCGGATGGGGATGTTGGCCTTCCTCGGCTCCGAGATAGCGACCTTCGGCGCGGGCTTCGTCTACTACTTCTTCATCCGCTCGGACGCGTGGGCGAACCTCCCCGAACTCGTCGAGAACGGGAGCATCTTCGGCAGCCTCGTCATCGCCAACACCGTGCTGCTCATCATCTCCTCGGTGACGCTCCACTACGCGCACGTCGCGCTCCGGGAGAACGACCGCCGCCGTTTCATCGGCCTGCTCGGCCTCACCCTGCTCCTGGGTATCGTCTTCCTCGGCGGCCAGGTGTACGAGTACTACGAGTTCATCGTCCACGAGGGCTTCACCCTCACCGAGGGCGCCTACGGCTCGGCGTTCTACGGCCTGACGGGCCTCCACGGCCTCCACGTGAGCCTCGGCGCGGTGCTTCTGGGCATCATCTTCGTCCGCTCGCTGTTCGGCCAGTACACCGCGGAGAAGCACACCTCCGTCACCACCGTCTCGATGTACTGGCACTTTGTGGACGTGGTGTGGGTGTTCCTCGTCGTCGTGCTGTACGTCGGCGCCATCATCACGGTCTGA
- a CDS encoding DUF7410 domain-containing protein codes for MTDHDCPYCDRVFARGAYRDLHLGLDHGGDLTPAERAAYEDALADEEEALTLFRYKALGLLVLIYFGFLMAYAVSL; via the coding sequence ATGACCGACCACGACTGCCCCTACTGCGACCGCGTCTTCGCCCGCGGGGCGTACCGCGACCTCCACCTCGGCCTCGACCACGGGGGCGACCTGACGCCGGCCGAGCGGGCCGCCTACGAGGACGCGCTCGCCGACGAGGAGGAGGCGCTGACGCTGTTCCGCTACAAGGCGCTCGGTCTGCTCGTGCTCATCTACTTCGGCTTCCTGATGGCCTACGCCGTCTCGCTGTAG
- a CDS encoding ATP-NAD kinase family protein, which translates to MRRIGVVVNPIAGMGGRVGLKGTDGKVEEARRRGAERRAPDRAVEALEHMRGQGVAVDLLVWGGDMGEAEARAAGYEPTVVGAPGEGDTSKADTREAVRALVAEGVDLVLFVGGDGTAVDVAETLDELDDETPMLGVPAGVKVYSSVFAVTPRAAGRLAVSFDRTETREVNDIDEDAFRGGDVNTELKALARVPVGEDLQSSKQLGGGTVEQLAEAVAADARADAGVTYVLGPGSTLDAVKTELGFDGSPLGVDVWRDGEVLARDAGESDILAALGDENRIVVSPIGGQGFVFGRGNPQISPAVIERSEVEVVASRRKLDETGVLRVDTGDADLDEELRGWMRVRVGKFERRLMKVV; encoded by the coding sequence ATGCGACGTATCGGTGTCGTGGTCAACCCCATCGCGGGGATGGGGGGCCGCGTCGGCCTCAAGGGAACCGACGGGAAGGTCGAGGAGGCGCGCCGCCGCGGGGCCGAGCGCCGCGCGCCCGACCGGGCCGTCGAGGCGCTCGAACACATGCGCGGGCAGGGCGTCGCGGTCGACCTCCTCGTCTGGGGCGGCGACATGGGCGAGGCGGAGGCCCGCGCCGCGGGCTACGAGCCGACGGTGGTCGGCGCGCCCGGCGAGGGCGACACCTCGAAGGCCGACACCCGCGAGGCCGTCCGCGCCCTCGTCGCCGAGGGCGTGGACCTCGTGTTGTTCGTCGGGGGCGACGGCACCGCCGTCGACGTCGCCGAGACGCTGGACGAACTCGACGACGAGACGCCGATGCTCGGCGTCCCCGCCGGCGTGAAGGTCTATTCCTCGGTGTTCGCGGTCACGCCCCGCGCCGCGGGGCGGCTGGCCGTCTCGTTCGACCGGACCGAGACGCGCGAGGTGAACGACATCGACGAGGACGCCTTCCGAGGCGGGGACGTGAACACGGAGCTGAAGGCGCTCGCGCGGGTCCCGGTCGGCGAGGACCTCCAGTCCTCCAAGCAGCTGGGCGGCGGCACCGTCGAACAGCTGGCCGAGGCCGTCGCCGCCGACGCGCGGGCGGACGCGGGCGTCACCTACGTGCTCGGGCCGGGTTCGACGCTCGACGCGGTGAAGACGGAGCTCGGCTTCGACGGCAGCCCCCTCGGCGTGGACGTGTGGCGCGACGGCGAGGTGCTGGCGCGCGACGCCGGCGAGTCGGATATCCTCGCGGCGCTGGGCGACGAGAACCGCATCGTCGTCTCGCCCATCGGCGGCCAGGGGTTCGTCTTCGGGCGGGGCAACCCCCAGATATCGCCGGCCGTCATCGAGCGGAGCGAGGTGGAGGTCGTCGCCTCCCGCCGGAAGCTCGACGAGACGGGCGTCCTCCGCGTGGACACCGGCGACGCCGACCTCGACGAGGAACTGCGCGGCTGGATGCGCGTCCGCGTCGGGAAGTTCGAGCGCCGGCTGATGAAGGTCGTCTGA
- a CDS encoding phosphate signaling complex PhoU family protein, giving the protein METRKVQRLGPSTLAMTLPAEWAKAQNVEKGDEVSLRMGGKGTLTVMPESVQQEESEAVIHADELEAEAVERAILAQYVLGRRVIQVEVEEGGTLDSHTINAVYNAETQLMGLGVIEETPERIAIRCSVDPEDFTLDNLLERLESTGSTMRNEAVKALAHGNPDLAQRALNRERQANKIFVLLLRLIFTAYQNPNLARAVGLDSGFPLIGYRSVAKNLELTADNAEDIAEIVLETEGHTLDVDDATMRDIRDFTDAVNEVTELGVRSVVERDYDLALETKELFRQIEDRQRDILAELPEMDNEDLLQVREVLVALQQTAQYAVRNAEIATNLALNENSEYVTIS; this is encoded by the coding sequence ATGGAGACTCGTAAGGTCCAGCGGCTGGGTCCGTCGACGCTGGCGATGACGCTGCCGGCGGAGTGGGCCAAGGCGCAGAACGTCGAGAAGGGGGACGAGGTGTCGCTGCGGATGGGCGGCAAGGGGACGCTGACGGTCATGCCCGAGTCCGTCCAGCAGGAGGAGTCCGAGGCCGTCATCCACGCCGACGAACTCGAGGCCGAGGCCGTCGAGCGGGCCATCCTCGCGCAGTACGTGCTCGGCCGCCGCGTCATTCAGGTGGAGGTCGAGGAGGGCGGCACGCTCGACTCGCACACCATCAACGCCGTCTACAACGCCGAGACGCAGCTGATGGGCCTCGGCGTCATCGAGGAGACGCCCGAGCGCATCGCCATCCGGTGTTCCGTCGACCCGGAGGACTTCACGCTCGACAACCTCCTCGAACGGCTCGAATCCACCGGCTCGACGATGCGCAACGAGGCCGTCAAGGCGCTCGCGCACGGCAACCCGGACCTGGCGCAGCGCGCGCTCAACCGGGAGCGGCAGGCGAACAAGATATTCGTCCTGCTGCTGCGCCTCATCTTCACGGCCTACCAGAACCCGAACCTCGCGCGCGCCGTCGGCCTCGACTCCGGCTTCCCGCTCATCGGCTACCGCTCGGTGGCGAAGAACCTCGAACTCACCGCGGACAACGCCGAGGACATCGCCGAGATCGTCCTCGAAACGGAGGGTCACACCCTCGACGTGGACGACGCGACGATGCGCGACATCCGCGACTTCACCGACGCGGTCAACGAGGTCACGGAACTCGGCGTCCGCTCCGTGGTCGAGCGGGACTACGACCTCGCGCTCGAAACCAAGGAACTGTTCCGCCAGATAGAGGACCGCCAGCGCGACATCCTCGCCGAGCTGCCGGAGATGGACAACGAGGACCTCCTGCAGGTGCGGGAGGTGCTCGTCGCGCTCCAGCAGACGGCCCAGTACGCCGTCCGCAACGCCGAGATCGCGACGAACCTCGCGCTCAACGAGAACAGCGAGTACGTCACCATCTCCTGA
- a CDS encoding aldo/keto reductase, translating into MPGEMPRLGFGTYKHSDRETCIDSVERALALGYRHIDTAQGYENEGYVGEGIARSDVPREDVFLASKLSTENLAYDDVIETTEASLDRLGVDTLDLMYVHWPINTYDPEETLPALDELVDRGLVDNVGVSNFEPRHLAEARDVLDADIFANQVECHALLPQDDLVADARDHDYWLVAYSPIARGEIFDEPAIAETAAKHDASPAQVCLAWLLARDNVAAIPKATGDHIADNYGALDLDLDDEDLARIDAVTDRHRVVDFEEAPWHTTA; encoded by the coding sequence ATGCCCGGAGAGATGCCGCGACTCGGCTTCGGCACGTACAAGCACTCCGACCGCGAGACCTGTATCGACTCCGTCGAGCGGGCGCTGGCGCTCGGCTACCGCCACATCGACACCGCACAGGGGTACGAGAACGAGGGGTACGTCGGCGAGGGCATCGCCCGCTCGGACGTGCCCCGCGAGGACGTGTTCCTCGCCTCGAAGCTCTCGACGGAGAACCTCGCGTACGACGACGTCATCGAGACCACGGAGGCGAGCCTCGACCGCCTCGGCGTCGATACGCTCGACCTGATGTACGTCCACTGGCCCATCAACACCTACGACCCCGAGGAGACGCTCCCCGCGCTGGACGAACTCGTCGACCGCGGCCTCGTGGACAACGTCGGCGTCTCCAACTTCGAGCCGCGCCACCTCGCCGAGGCGCGCGACGTCCTGGACGCCGATATCTTCGCCAATCAGGTGGAGTGTCACGCCCTGCTCCCGCAGGACGACCTCGTCGCCGACGCCCGCGACCACGACTACTGGCTCGTCGCCTACTCGCCCATCGCGCGCGGCGAGATATTCGACGAGCCGGCCATCGCCGAGACGGCGGCGAAACACGACGCCTCGCCGGCACAGGTGTGTCTCGCGTGGCTGCTGGCGCGCGACAACGTCGCGGCTATCCCGAAGGCGACGGGCGACCACATCGCGGACAACTACGGCGCGCTCGACCTCGACCTGGACGACGAGGACCTCGCGCGCATCGACGCCGTCACCGACCGCCACCGGGTCGTGGACTTCGAGGAGGCTCCCTGGCACACGACGGCCTGA
- a CDS encoding mechanosensitive ion channel family protein, with protein sequence MTVAPAQFARPALPEPLAPYAPLVTDVVVFLAVAVGVYLLGRLLVVPVVLRVLRVRNRNNPTLVTATETYLAVAIAAVAVFAGLVATGQAAFLLDTDSAILIAALTFAFGVAGQEVFGSLISGFFLVADPDFNVGDWISWSGGEGVVEAVDFRVTRIRTPDNETVTVPNTELTTNALTRPFGRDSYRVTERVFVAYAEDTERALKELRDLAAAHDRTLEEPEPTARIVDLGPDSITVRAEFWVDDPANRGVADVRSDFRRRVKRRFDEAGLTLAPAAGRELSGSVTVESRE encoded by the coding sequence ATGACCGTCGCGCCCGCCCAATTCGCACGGCCCGCGCTCCCCGAACCGCTCGCCCCGTACGCGCCGCTCGTCACCGACGTGGTCGTCTTCCTCGCCGTCGCCGTCGGCGTCTATCTCCTCGGACGGCTGTTGGTCGTCCCCGTCGTCCTCCGCGTGCTCCGGGTCAGGAACCGCAACAACCCGACGCTCGTCACCGCCACGGAGACGTACCTCGCCGTCGCGATCGCGGCCGTCGCCGTGTTCGCCGGCCTCGTCGCCACCGGCCAGGCGGCCTTCCTCCTCGACACCGACTCGGCCATCCTCATCGCGGCGCTGACGTTCGCGTTCGGCGTCGCCGGCCAGGAGGTGTTCGGCTCGCTCATCTCCGGCTTCTTCCTCGTCGCCGACCCCGACTTCAACGTCGGCGACTGGATATCGTGGTCGGGGGGCGAGGGCGTCGTGGAGGCCGTCGACTTCCGGGTGACGCGCATCCGCACGCCGGACAACGAGACGGTCACCGTCCCGAACACGGAACTGACGACGAACGCGCTCACCCGGCCGTTCGGCCGCGACAGCTACCGCGTGACGGAGCGCGTCTTCGTCGCCTACGCCGAGGACACCGAGCGCGCGCTGAAGGAACTGCGCGACCTCGCCGCGGCCCACGACCGAACCCTCGAGGAACCGGAACCCACGGCGCGCATCGTGGACCTCGGCCCGGACAGCATCACGGTCCGCGCCGAGTTCTGGGTGGACGACCCGGCGAACCGCGGCGTCGCGGACGTGCGCTCGGACTTCCGGCGGCGCGTGAAGCGCCGGTTCGACGAGGCGGGGCTGACGCTCGCGCCCGCCGCCGGTCGCGAGCTCTCCGGGTCGGTCACCGTGGAGTCGCGCGAGTGA
- a CDS encoding creatininase family protein, protein MYLADEAWPDLESYFESESLALVPLGSTEQHGPHLPESTDHVIAESLAREAAARSGYLCTPTVNVGISRHHRQFPGTMWVSPDTFRAYVRDLTENLTYHGIDRVVYVNAHGGNVDALREVAKDLHADETCYALEWMWDESIPELVDDLFEHNGPHGGPKETAMLQHLTDLVHDDRLADARDGGVRDIWSAEGTNRHGAATFFDARDNSDNGVFGDQTDATAEKGERLFEAATDQLVRLCDWLAAREPEELLPEPRV, encoded by the coding sequence ATGTATCTCGCAGACGAGGCCTGGCCCGACCTCGAGTCCTACTTCGAGTCGGAGTCGCTCGCGCTCGTCCCGCTGGGTTCGACGGAACAGCACGGCCCGCACCTCCCCGAATCGACCGACCACGTCATCGCCGAGTCGCTGGCGCGCGAGGCCGCCGCCCGGTCGGGCTACCTCTGTACCCCGACGGTGAACGTCGGCATCTCGCGCCACCACCGGCAGTTCCCCGGAACGATGTGGGTGAGCCCCGACACCTTCCGCGCGTACGTCCGCGACCTCACGGAGAACCTCACCTATCACGGCATCGACCGCGTCGTCTACGTCAACGCCCACGGCGGGAACGTCGACGCGCTCCGCGAGGTCGCGAAGGACCTCCACGCCGACGAGACCTGCTACGCGCTGGAGTGGATGTGGGACGAGTCGATTCCCGAGCTGGTGGACGACCTCTTCGAGCACAACGGCCCCCACGGCGGCCCGAAGGAGACGGCGATGCTCCAGCACCTCACCGACCTCGTCCACGACGACCGGCTGGCCGACGCCCGCGACGGCGGCGTTCGCGACATCTGGAGCGCCGAGGGGACGAACCGCCACGGCGCGGCGACGTTCTTCGACGCGCGGGACAACAGCGACAACGGCGTCTTCGGCGACCAGACCGACGCGACGGCGGAGAAGGGGGAACGGCTGTTCGAGGCCGCGACCGACCAGCTGGTCCGGCTGTGCGACTGGCTGGCGGCGAGAGAACCCGAGGAACTGCTGCCGGAACCGCGCGTCTAG
- a CDS encoding H/ACA ribonucleoprotein complex subunit GAR1, whose product MRRLGEVVSTAQGLVVARCPDDERPDIGSAALDESLDDVGRVVDVFGPVSRPYVAVTPDSGVSPATLLGAKLYAR is encoded by the coding sequence ATGCGGCGCCTCGGCGAGGTGGTGTCGACGGCACAGGGGCTCGTCGTCGCGCGGTGCCCGGACGACGAGCGGCCGGACATCGGGTCGGCCGCGCTCGACGAGTCGCTCGACGACGTGGGTCGCGTCGTTGACGTGTTCGGCCCCGTCTCGCGGCCTTACGTCGCGGTCACCCCCGATTCGGGCGTCTCGCCGGCGACGCTCCTGGGCGCGAAGCTCTACGCGCGCTAG
- the srp19 gene encoding signal recognition particle subunit SRP19, whose protein sequence is MVENVLWPAQFDAELTRAEGRRVPMDLAVDEPTVDEIAKAVQQVGYDAVVERDVQYPREWEPRGRVLVQNADDAGKSDLLGAVGAYLGALR, encoded by the coding sequence ATGGTCGAGAACGTGCTGTGGCCCGCGCAGTTCGACGCCGAACTGACGCGCGCCGAGGGACGCCGCGTCCCGATGGACCTCGCCGTCGACGAGCCGACGGTCGACGAGATAGCCAAGGCGGTCCAGCAGGTCGGCTACGACGCCGTCGTGGAGCGCGACGTCCAGTACCCCCGCGAGTGGGAGCCGCGCGGCCGCGTGCTCGTGCAGAACGCCGACGACGCCGGCAAGTCGGACCTGCTCGGCGCGGTCGGCGCCTACCTCGGGGCGCTGCGCTGA
- a CDS encoding poly-gamma-glutamate biosynthesis protein PgsC/CapC, translated as MLVAVVVTVLGLLAVSLVTQLFGYRLAGTISIPVLAVYTLKNAVTLPVSVLSAVIAFVGLSVLKDRTLVYGRDELLAAIAIGAAVPLGILLLFDQFVPGSLRAVLFIGSILPGLAAYNYHQLKPEYRKWDLLVSVLLFCVLFGLGYLLVSPGLRPLLGDLFPPTLYAATADVANWRDAVVASELQPVVLGRPVTVVLFGAAMVASEVVRDRYDVRVGVIAVGLLALYALASVWLLVLYAVVIVVTYAVVHLLHRRTLLYGRVLIGIAGAFALLLALPTVLALPVQRGLSAYFVALVAGINAYNVHVTASRYRRLVPFLQVAAFLPLLAAARLVSRPLPRGIPQELTPVVVVVGALLTLACLAVAERATVRRPSEEAVYRDSVLSGGGDA; from the coding sequence GTGCTCGTCGCCGTCGTCGTGACCGTGCTCGGCCTGTTGGCCGTCTCGCTCGTCACCCAACTGTTCGGGTACCGGCTCGCCGGCACCATCTCGATTCCCGTGCTCGCCGTGTACACCCTCAAGAACGCGGTCACGCTTCCGGTGTCCGTTCTCAGCGCGGTCATCGCGTTCGTCGGCCTCTCCGTGCTGAAGGACCGGACGCTCGTGTACGGGCGCGACGAACTGCTCGCGGCCATCGCCATCGGCGCGGCTGTCCCGCTCGGCATCCTGCTCCTCTTCGACCAGTTCGTCCCGGGGAGCCTCCGGGCCGTGCTGTTCATCGGCAGCATCCTCCCCGGCCTCGCGGCGTACAACTACCACCAGCTGAAGCCCGAGTACCGCAAGTGGGACCTGCTCGTCTCCGTCCTGCTGTTCTGCGTCCTGTTCGGGCTCGGCTACCTGCTCGTCTCGCCGGGCCTCCGCCCCCTCCTCGGCGACCTGTTCCCCCCGACGCTGTACGCCGCGACCGCCGACGTGGCGAACTGGCGCGACGCCGTCGTCGCCTCGGAGCTCCAGCCGGTCGTGCTCGGCCGGCCGGTGACCGTCGTGCTGTTCGGCGCGGCGATGGTCGCCTCCGAGGTCGTCCGGGACCGCTACGACGTGCGGGTCGGCGTCATCGCCGTGGGCCTGCTCGCGCTGTACGCGCTCGCCTCCGTCTGGCTGCTCGTCCTCTACGCCGTCGTCATCGTCGTCACCTACGCCGTCGTCCACCTGCTCCACCGCCGGACGCTGTTGTACGGCCGCGTCCTCATCGGCATCGCCGGCGCGTTCGCGCTCCTGCTCGCGCTCCCGACCGTGCTCGCGCTCCCGGTTCAGCGCGGTCTCTCGGCGTACTTCGTCGCGCTCGTCGCGGGCATCAACGCCTACAACGTCCACGTCACCGCGAGCCGCTACCGCCGGCTGGTACCGTTCCTCCAGGTCGCGGCGTTCCTGCCGCTGTTGGCCGCCGCGCGGCTCGTCTCCCGCCCGCTCCCGCGGGGAATCCCGCAGGAACTGACCCCGGTCGTCGTGGTCGTCGGGGCGCTGCTCACGCTCGCGTGTCTCGCCGTCGCGGAGCGGGCCACCGTCCGGCGACCGAGCGAGGAGGCGGTGTATCGCGACTCCGTCCTCTCCGGGGGTGGTGACGCGTGA
- a CDS encoding Mur ligase family CapB protein, translated as MDAAAFEVLGTAEGWHWRLRDGETVLAVSPEHYPDHADAREHVDRVRADLARLTGEEYVDTDVEAHVPEFRLVDHGPYHEWTLVDEGELLAEPPATYPTAAAAAEAMARVQRLAVGALPVYFAGTTEEAGRDPFPVGTPAALAKAARSLLSRGPRHRRYLDSAETRIVVMGIRGKSSTTRRVGDVFDRRGYDTLVKITGNRPHLIHNGDPVPIDRRGPRVTLYENIKTFWRFLPVLDEYSPDDVVVFENQGITEYTTRLVNERFVRPHVVLLTNIRQDHQDTLGKTRADIARSFARAVPPDTHVISGEQHPVLSDYLRREIEHAGATFQQVSVPEADRGRIGAETVHAVDELLTYLGEPSLPADELDAALAAIQPRWTRLPRGRVYNAAEVNDVESTEAARRALAGEDTVSPFLYLRADRRARTASFATYLDTLYERDLVENVHVAGDDTRTFARETAVPVVRHGPDEAAADVLDAVLDEGYPVVLMGNTVADFMRDLEAEIAARAARAEYELSAE; from the coding sequence ATGGACGCCGCCGCGTTCGAGGTGCTCGGTACGGCGGAGGGGTGGCACTGGCGACTCCGCGACGGCGAGACGGTGCTCGCCGTCTCCCCCGAGCACTACCCCGACCACGCCGACGCCCGCGAGCACGTGGACCGGGTGCGGGCGGACCTCGCCCGGCTCACCGGCGAGGAGTACGTCGATACGGACGTCGAGGCGCACGTCCCCGAGTTCCGCCTCGTCGACCACGGCCCGTACCACGAGTGGACCCTCGTCGACGAGGGCGAACTGCTCGCGGAACCCCCGGCGACCTACCCGACCGCCGCCGCCGCGGCCGAGGCGATGGCGCGCGTCCAGCGGCTCGCGGTCGGCGCGCTCCCGGTGTACTTCGCCGGCACGACCGAGGAGGCGGGGCGCGACCCCTTCCCCGTCGGGACGCCGGCCGCGCTCGCGAAGGCCGCCCGCTCGCTCCTCTCCCGCGGCCCGCGCCACCGGCGCTACCTCGACAGCGCGGAAACGCGCATCGTCGTGATGGGTATCCGCGGGAAGTCCTCGACCACGCGGCGCGTCGGCGACGTGTTCGACCGCCGCGGCTACGACACGCTCGTGAAGATAACCGGGAACCGCCCCCACCTGATACACAACGGCGACCCGGTGCCCATCGACCGGCGGGGGCCGCGCGTGACGCTGTACGAGAACATCAAGACGTTCTGGCGGTTCCTCCCCGTGCTGGACGAGTACTCGCCCGACGACGTGGTCGTCTTCGAGAACCAGGGCATCACGGAGTACACGACGCGGCTGGTGAACGAGCGGTTCGTCCGCCCGCACGTCGTGTTGCTCACCAACATCCGACAGGACCACCAGGACACCCTCGGGAAGACGCGCGCGGACATCGCGCGGAGCTTCGCCCGCGCGGTGCCGCCGGACACCCACGTCATCAGCGGCGAACAGCACCCCGTGCTCTCCGACTACCTCCGCCGCGAGATAGAGCACGCCGGCGCGACGTTCCAGCAGGTGTCGGTCCCCGAGGCCGACCGCGGGAGAATCGGCGCCGAGACGGTCCACGCGGTGGACGAACTCCTGACCTACCTCGGCGAGCCGTCGCTGCCGGCGGACGAACTCGACGCCGCGCTCGCGGCCATCCAGCCGCGCTGGACGCGGCTGCCGCGCGGCCGCGTCTACAACGCCGCCGAAGTGAACGACGTGGAGAGCACCGAGGCGGCCCGCCGCGCGCTCGCCGGGGAGGACACGGTCTCGCCGTTCCTCTACCTCCGCGCCGACCGGCGCGCCCGGACGGCCTCCTTCGCGACCTACCTCGACACGCTGTACGAGCGCGACCTCGTGGAGAACGTCCACGTCGCCGGCGACGACACCCGGACGTTCGCCCGGGAGACGGCGGTGCCGGTCGTGCGCCACGGTCCCGACGAGGCCGCGGCCGACGTGCTCGACGCCGTGCTGGACGAGGGGTACCCCGTCGTGTTGATGGGGAACACCGTCGCGGACTTCATGCGCGACCTCGAAGCGGAGATAGCGGCCCGCGCGGCGCGGGCCGAGTACGAGCTGTCGGCCGAGTAG